A window from Mycobacterium saskatchewanense encodes these proteins:
- a CDS encoding TetR/AcrR family transcriptional regulator: MSSLPQAHSAGVDDVDPRRTRSRNRLLDAATALLTSGGIEAVTVDAVTKASKVAKTTLYRQFNSSSHLLAATFERLLPQVESLLPAPGLLREQLIELLTRQAGVFAEAPLHVTVLAWLALGPAAPAEQHASTALRARVIEQYRWPFDAVLQHATARAELDDFDPQLALCQLIGPLAFARITGLRATTADDCARIADDFLAAHRSVDSPARGTISLTVFPAVSISRFRLPGIGRRK; the protein is encoded by the coding sequence ATGAGCAGCCTGCCGCAAGCCCACAGCGCCGGCGTCGACGATGTCGACCCGCGGCGAACTCGATCCCGCAACCGGCTTCTCGACGCCGCAACAGCCTTGCTCACCAGCGGCGGCATCGAAGCCGTCACCGTCGACGCGGTGACCAAAGCCTCCAAAGTCGCCAAAACCACCCTTTACCGCCAATTCAACAGCTCGTCACACCTGCTCGCGGCCACTTTCGAACGGCTACTTCCCCAAGTCGAATCACTGCTACCCGCCCCAGGCTTGCTGCGCGAACAACTCATTGAGCTGCTGACCCGCCAGGCCGGCGTCTTCGCTGAGGCGCCGCTGCACGTCACCGTCCTGGCCTGGCTCGCGCTTGGCCCCGCCGCGCCAGCTGAACAGCACGCCTCCACGGCCCTGCGCGCCCGCGTCATCGAGCAGTACCGCTGGCCCTTCGACGCCGTTCTGCAACACGCCACAGCACGAGCCGAACTCGACGACTTCGACCCACAACTGGCTTTGTGCCAACTCATCGGCCCGCTGGCATTCGCGCGAATAACCGGCCTGCGCGCCACCACCGCCGACGACTGCGCACGCATCGCCGACGACTTCCTAGCCGCTCACCGATCTGTCGACAGCCCAGCACGCGGGACTATCTCGCTAACGGTGTTTCCGGCGGTTTCCATCAGTAGGTTTCGGCTGCCGGGAATCGGTCGCCGAAAGTGA
- a CDS encoding NAD(P)/FAD-dependent oxidoreductase gives MTLQRAVIVGASHAGAQLAASLRQEGWDGEIVLVGEESALPYQRPPLSKAYLAGKSTLDDLAIRSSGFYAKQRIQLLDATVEAIDRPAGHVVLNTGEVLPYDKLALCTGARPRRLCTPGADLAGVFYLRTAADVEMIRKGTTAGGRAVIVGGGYIGLETAASLRGLGMEVTVLEATERVLERVTAPEVSAFFDRVHREEGVNIRTGTLVDALSGDGMVREVFLASGESIPADLVIVGIGVEPNIELATAAGLAVDNGVVIDDQARTSDPDIVAAGDCASHHMARYGRRIRLESVPSAGEQAKVAAATMCAKSKKIVALPWFWSDQYNLKLQIAGLNTGYDEVVLNGDPTRDRHFTCFYLRAGGFIAADCINRPRDFMFSKRAITHEVPVDRAELALAGSA, from the coding sequence ATGACCTTGCAGCGAGCGGTCATCGTGGGGGCCAGCCACGCGGGCGCCCAGCTCGCGGCCAGTCTTCGCCAAGAAGGGTGGGACGGTGAGATCGTCCTCGTCGGCGAGGAGTCGGCGTTGCCCTACCAGCGGCCCCCGCTGTCGAAGGCATACCTGGCCGGGAAGAGCACACTCGACGATCTCGCGATTCGTAGCTCGGGTTTCTACGCCAAGCAGCGAATACAACTCCTGGATGCGACGGTGGAGGCGATCGACCGCCCGGCTGGTCACGTCGTGCTGAATACCGGCGAAGTACTGCCTTACGACAAGCTCGCACTGTGCACTGGCGCCCGCCCTCGGCGTCTTTGCACACCGGGAGCCGACCTGGCCGGAGTTTTCTACCTACGCACCGCCGCAGACGTCGAGATGATCCGCAAGGGCACCACTGCCGGCGGTCGGGCCGTGATCGTCGGCGGCGGTTACATCGGACTGGAGACCGCCGCCTCGTTGCGTGGACTGGGTATGGAGGTCACCGTGCTCGAGGCGACCGAGCGCGTTCTCGAACGGGTCACCGCCCCCGAGGTATCGGCGTTCTTCGACCGGGTCCACCGGGAGGAGGGCGTCAACATCCGGACGGGCACGCTGGTCGATGCCCTGTCCGGCGACGGCATGGTCCGCGAAGTATTCCTGGCCAGTGGCGAATCAATTCCCGCCGACCTCGTCATTGTCGGCATCGGCGTTGAGCCGAACATCGAGCTTGCTACCGCCGCGGGCCTGGCCGTCGACAACGGCGTCGTGATTGACGACCAGGCCCGGACCAGCGACCCCGACATCGTGGCTGCCGGGGACTGCGCCAGCCACCACATGGCCCGTTACGGGCGTCGCATCCGCCTGGAATCCGTGCCGAGCGCAGGCGAACAGGCCAAAGTAGCTGCGGCGACCATGTGCGCTAAGTCAAAGAAAATCGTGGCGCTCCCATGGTTTTGGTCAGATCAGTACAACCTCAAGCTCCAGATCGCCGGCCTCAACACCGGATACGACGAAGTCGTCCTCAACGGCGACCCGACCCGGGACCGCCACTTCACCTGCTTCTACCTCCGTGCCGGCGGGTTCATTGCCGCCGACTGCATCAACCGCCCCCGCGACTTCATGTTCAGCAAGCGGGCCATTACCCACGAAGTCCCCGTCGACCGGGCCGAACTGGCGCTCGCCGGATCGGCCTGA
- a CDS encoding TetR family transcriptional regulator, with protein MSSPDLRAHPATKKFGANASPARGVSAAPHLAAERWEALLDEAVRLASVGGYDAVQMRAVAKHAGMAVGTLYRYVPSKNYLLAVALTRQFHRVEAGWHWTAGAATPAQRLGVPGHKVGRSLLTGGSPPSAL; from the coding sequence ATGAGCTCACCGGACTTGCGCGCTCACCCAGCCACGAAGAAATTTGGCGCCAATGCGTCGCCTGCGCGCGGCGTGAGCGCCGCACCGCACCTGGCAGCGGAGCGATGGGAAGCGTTGCTGGATGAGGCGGTGAGATTGGCGTCGGTGGGCGGCTACGACGCCGTGCAAATGCGCGCAGTTGCCAAACATGCCGGCATGGCCGTGGGCACGTTGTATCGCTACGTTCCGTCGAAGAATTACCTGCTGGCGGTCGCGCTGACGCGTCAATTTCACCGTGTGGAGGCAGGCTGGCACTGGACGGCCGGCGCCGCTACGCCCGCGCAGCGACTGGGTGTACCTGGTCATAAGGTTGGTCGCAGTCTGCTGACGGGCGGTAGCCCGCCGAGTGCGCTGTGA
- a CDS encoding ISAs1 family transposase, whose amino-acid sequence MPAHTTRNTERGRRITRTIKVADVPAWIDFPDAAQVSQLRRTVTDNGAITVEVDYLITSANHTTAPLKRPAAWVQGRWSIENRLHWVQDVTFAEDGSGIRTGQAPRVMATCRNLVIGMLRTTGWDNIAAGLRHHTRHPDHALKLVLTS is encoded by the coding sequence ATGCCCGCGCACACGACCCGTAACACTGAGCGTGGCCGGCGCATCACCCGAACGATCAAGGTCGCCGACGTTCCCGCCTGGATCGACTTCCCCGACGCAGCCCAAGTCTCCCAACTACGCCGCACCGTCACCGATAACGGAGCCATAACCGTCGAGGTCGACTACCTGATCACCTCAGCAAACCACACGACGGCGCCGCTGAAGCGACCCGCCGCCTGGGTACAAGGCCGCTGGAGCATAGAAAATCGCCTTCACTGGGTCCAAGACGTCACTTTCGCCGAGGACGGATCAGGGATACGTACCGGCCAAGCGCCACGAGTGATGGCCACCTGCCGCAACCTCGTTATCGGCATGCTCCGAACCACCGGATGGGACAACATCGCCGCCGGCCTACGCCACCACACCAGACACCCCGATCACGCCCTCAAATTGGTCCTAACCTCATGA
- a CDS encoding 2Fe-2S iron-sulfur cluster-binding protein, which produces MAVVTFISHDGEKYEAPLEAGQSLMRVATNNAVPGIDGDCGGEAACGTCHVIVDPQWTDQVGPSGADEEEMLAMNPERQPTSRLSCQMPVSEAWDGLTVHLPEFQM; this is translated from the coding sequence ATGGCCGTTGTCACCTTCATCTCCCACGACGGCGAGAAGTACGAGGCGCCTCTTGAGGCAGGTCAGTCATTGATGCGGGTCGCGACCAACAACGCGGTGCCCGGCATCGACGGCGACTGCGGAGGCGAAGCCGCGTGCGGCACCTGCCATGTGATCGTCGATCCGCAATGGACCGATCAGGTCGGCCCCTCCGGGGCCGATGAAGAAGAGATGCTCGCGATGAACCCCGAGCGTCAGCCGACCTCCCGGCTGTCCTGCCAGATGCCGGTTTCTGAGGCGTGGGACGGCTTGACCGTCCACCTGCCAGAGTTTCAGATGTAA
- a CDS encoding IS481 family transposase: MSHRNARTTFRGRLLIVQRHRAGWAKARIAEAMGLSRKCVHTWITRFDADGQAGLFDRSSRPHTMPTRTPQSLENRIVASRQRHRCGPDEIAEKLGVSARTVSRVLRRRGVPYLRDCDPMTGELIRSSKSTAVRYERLRPGELVHMDVKKLGCVPEGGGWRALGRANRVRDHKAGIGFDYVHSLVDDYSRLAYSEILPDEKGPTCAAFLQRAAAYFRDHGIPAIECVMTDNAWAYRWSLRAICAEIGASQIFIKPHCPWQNGKVERLNRTLQTEWAYRQVFTSNAQRAAALAPWLKHYNTERRHSALGGLPPVSRLRPTL, from the coding sequence ATGTCTCACCGTAATGCCCGTACCACCTTTCGCGGCCGGCTGCTGATCGTGCAACGGCATCGAGCGGGTTGGGCCAAAGCTCGTATCGCCGAGGCGATGGGCTTGTCGCGCAAGTGCGTGCATACCTGGATCACCCGGTTCGATGCTGACGGACAAGCGGGTTTATTTGACCGGTCCTCGCGGCCTCACACGATGCCCACACGAACCCCGCAAAGCCTGGAGAACCGGATCGTAGCCTCGCGCCAGCGCCACCGGTGCGGCCCGGATGAGATCGCAGAAAAGCTCGGTGTGAGCGCCCGTACTGTGTCACGGGTGCTCCGCCGACGCGGGGTGCCGTATCTGCGGGACTGCGACCCGATGACGGGCGAGCTGATACGTTCCTCGAAGTCCACGGCCGTGCGCTATGAGCGGCTGCGACCGGGCGAGCTGGTCCACATGGACGTCAAAAAGCTCGGCTGCGTCCCCGAAGGCGGGGGTTGGCGGGCTCTTGGCCGTGCCAATAGGGTGCGAGACCACAAGGCGGGCATCGGCTTTGACTACGTCCACTCTCTAGTCGACGACTATTCCCGGCTGGCCTACAGCGAGATTCTTCCCGACGAGAAAGGCCCAACTTGCGCCGCCTTTTTGCAGCGGGCAGCCGCGTACTTTCGCGATCACGGCATCCCCGCCATCGAATGCGTCATGACCGACAACGCCTGGGCCTATCGCTGGTCGCTGCGCGCGATCTGCGCCGAGATCGGCGCCAGTCAGATCTTCATCAAGCCGCACTGCCCTTGGCAGAATGGCAAGGTCGAGCGCCTAAACCGCACCCTGCAAACCGAATGGGCCTACCGACAGGTCTTCACCTCCAACGCCCAGCGTGCCGCAGCCCTTGCCCCCTGGCTCAAGCACTACAACACTGAACGCCGTCACAGCGCACTCGGCGGGCTACCGCCCGTCAGCAGACTGCGACCAACCTTATGA
- a CDS encoding MFS transporter, translated as MNVTAKTSAFFGVEMCTNAPLMTSSAERRAPGATTKPITAPVKTSSRGWVDVRRSGVNATYPDFLSPLLAMGAGLGLITAPATTAIVAATPVEKHGVAAAVNDAICEIGAAIGVAVAGSVLTAGYVYRIQPVLPTVPSPAHQPLSDSLAAALQVAEQPGPCAQHLADIAREAIAHGKSQAALALSPITAVSAVILDTWARGRPSTTARQRLGVETNTRSHIDTFAESTTS; from the coding sequence GTGAACGTCACGGCGAAGACTTCTGCGTTCTTTGGAGTTGAGATGTGCACCAATGCACCCCTGATGACGAGTTCAGCCGAGCGGCGAGCCCCCGGCGCCACGACGAAGCCGATCACCGCGCCTGTGAAGACGTCTTCGCGGGGATGGGTGGACGTGCGCCGGTCAGGCGTCAACGCCACCTACCCCGACTTTCTGTCGCCGTTGTTGGCCATGGGCGCTGGGCTGGGTCTGATCACCGCCCCAGCGACCACAGCCATCGTCGCAGCGACGCCGGTGGAGAAACACGGCGTAGCCGCCGCAGTCAATGACGCCATCTGCGAAATCGGAGCCGCCATCGGAGTAGCCGTCGCCGGCAGCGTTCTGACCGCCGGGTATGTCTATCGCATCCAACCCGTGCTGCCCACAGTTCCATCACCGGCGCACCAGCCCTTGTCGGACTCGTTGGCCGCCGCGCTACAGGTCGCCGAGCAGCCAGGTCCATGCGCTCAGCACCTCGCCGACATCGCACGCGAGGCGATCGCGCACGGCAAAAGCCAAGCCGCTCTGGCGCTCTCACCAATCACTGCCGTCAGCGCAGTCATCCTCGACACCTGGGCACGCGGCCGTCCGTCCACAACCGCTCGGCAACGCCTGGGGGTTGAGACGAACACCAGATCGCACATCGACACCTTTGCAGAATCGACGACGTCATGA
- a CDS encoding TetR/AcrR family transcriptional regulator, with protein MEDIAGRAGVSRATVYRYFSNRESVVSGFILRATERYLRRIAPRIAEHADLGPASVDFVEETVRAAHREPIIGVLFGSANDLAGVGLAEGTSVALFDLVAEFLRPVFKEWWGSIRVGGVS; from the coding sequence ATGGAGGACATCGCGGGGCGTGCCGGGGTCTCGCGCGCCACGGTGTACCGCTACTTCTCCAATCGCGAGTCCGTCGTGTCCGGTTTCATCCTGCGGGCAACGGAGCGCTACCTGCGACGCATTGCTCCGCGCATCGCTGAACATGCCGATTTAGGTCCGGCGAGCGTCGATTTCGTCGAGGAGACGGTACGGGCGGCTCACCGCGAGCCGATCATCGGTGTGTTGTTCGGCAGCGCCAACGATTTAGCCGGTGTCGGGTTGGCCGAAGGCACGTCGGTGGCACTATTCGACCTCGTCGCCGAATTCCTACGACCGGTCTTCAAAGAGTGGTGGGGATCAATTAGGGTCGGGGGTGTCAGTTGA
- a CDS encoding IS5/IS1182 family transposase yields the protein MSRFQLLTDAQWSLIEDLLPARTGKRGRPFQNARSMVEGIIYRYPVRHVNGGDTGSVFRRRQHGIAWRDVPDVFGPWQSIWTWHRRMSAEGTWDVVLARLLTAAADAGIIDWAVAVDSTIARAHQHATNITRDTGGWVELHESDDRAA from the coding sequence ATGTCGCGGTTTCAGTTGCTCACCGATGCTCAGTGGTCCTTGATCGAAGATCTGCTTCCGGCTCGGACAGGTAAGCGGGGCAGGCCCTTTCAGAATGCCCGCTCGATGGTCGAGGGCATCATTTACCGTTACCCGGTGCGGCATGTCAACGGCGGGGACACGGGGTCAGTTTTCAGACGACGCCAACACGGCATTGCCTGGCGAGACGTGCCCGATGTGTTCGGGCCATGGCAGTCGATCTGGACCTGGCATCGAAGAATGAGTGCCGAAGGCACCTGGGATGTCGTGCTGGCCCGGTTGCTGACCGCCGCCGCCGACGCCGGGATCATCGACTGGGCTGTGGCGGTGGATTCCACGATCGCTCGTGCTCACCAACACGCCACGAACATCACCCGCGACACGGGGGGCTGGGTCGAATTACACGAATCTGACGATCGAGCCGCCTGA
- a CDS encoding PaaI family thioesterase, with protein MSEIVRVEPEQLPPHTPTCMGCGPDNPNGLQMKVFRSGQQVYTDVVFDERHAGAPGLAHGGAIAAACDDLFGFTLWIAGAPAVTRNLAVDYLQPVPLRQPHRITAHVHAREGRSLHVSATGTGEAGVVRFTATARFIAVDVEHFAAHGDLGAFGDMLKRFAEEGGD; from the coding sequence ATGAGCGAGATAGTGCGCGTTGAGCCGGAGCAGTTACCACCGCACACCCCCACGTGCATGGGGTGCGGCCCCGACAACCCCAACGGCCTGCAGATGAAGGTGTTTCGATCCGGACAGCAGGTGTACACCGACGTGGTCTTCGACGAAAGGCACGCAGGCGCACCGGGCCTCGCGCACGGCGGCGCGATCGCCGCGGCCTGCGACGACCTGTTCGGCTTCACCCTCTGGATCGCCGGCGCACCGGCGGTCACCCGCAATCTGGCGGTCGATTACCTCCAACCAGTGCCGCTACGTCAACCGCACCGCATAACCGCACACGTTCACGCCCGCGAAGGTCGCTCCCTACACGTCAGTGCGACGGGAACCGGCGAGGCCGGCGTCGTGCGCTTCACCGCTACAGCGAGGTTCATCGCAGTGGACGTTGAGCACTTCGCCGCGCACGGTGACCTCGGCGCGTTCGGCGACATGCTCAAACGGTTCGCTGAGGAGGGCGGGGATTAA
- a CDS encoding IS5 family transposase yields MLTNTPRTSPATRGAGSNYTNLTIEPPDHGIGRSRGGLTSKIHHLVDGRGRPLVVLVGAGHAHDGPVLEHLLAHLKVDRRRGGRPRTRPDRLRGDKAYSSRATRTRLRRRGIGAVIPEPSDQIAHRKRRGARGGRPPAFNAEDYKGRNVVERNFNDVKQWRGLATRYDKLALVYRGAAVLRAITLWLSHLSDTP; encoded by the coding sequence GTGCTCACCAACACGCCACGAACATCACCCGCGACACGGGGGGCTGGGTCGAATTACACGAATCTGACGATCGAGCCGCCTGACCACGGCATTGGCCGCTCCCGCGGCGGATTGACCAGCAAAATTCATCATCTCGTCGACGGCCGCGGACGACCCTTGGTGGTGCTCGTGGGCGCCGGCCACGCCCACGACGGACCGGTGTTGGAGCATTTGCTCGCACACTTGAAAGTGGACCGCCGCCGCGGCGGCCGACCACGGACCCGCCCCGATCGCCTCCGCGGCGATAAGGCCTACTCCAGCCGAGCAACACGAACACGGCTACGCCGCCGCGGCATCGGTGCGGTCATTCCCGAACCATCCGATCAGATCGCCCACCGCAAGCGCCGAGGTGCACGTGGCGGCCGGCCCCCAGCCTTTAACGCCGAGGATTACAAGGGCCGCAACGTCGTTGAACGAAACTTCAATGACGTCAAGCAATGGCGCGGGCTGGCCACTCGCTACGACAAACTCGCCCTCGTCTACCGCGGCGCAGCGGTCCTGCGCGCCATCACCCTCTGGCTATCCCATTTGTCAGACACGCCCTAG
- a CDS encoding PaaI family thioesterase, protein MPVSVPQLLPYHTSTCLGCGPQNPHGLHLVAHRSGDSVYADVTFTDRHVGAPGLAHGGAVAAACDDVLGFTPWLIGAPAVTRRLTVEYLLPVPLNQPHRITAHIEMRQGRALHVRAAGVGGDGIIRFTADAVFVLVDAEHFAAHGDVSGFGGLLEQFGRDGVSRNGLAR, encoded by the coding sequence TTGCCGGTGTCGGTCCCGCAATTGCTGCCCTACCACACTTCGACATGTTTGGGTTGTGGGCCGCAGAATCCGCATGGCCTGCATTTGGTGGCACATCGCAGTGGCGATTCGGTATACGCCGATGTGACGTTCACCGACCGCCACGTCGGCGCTCCCGGGCTTGCCCACGGTGGTGCTGTTGCTGCGGCGTGCGACGACGTGCTGGGTTTTACGCCGTGGCTCATTGGAGCCCCGGCAGTCACTCGCCGCCTGACTGTCGAGTACTTGCTGCCGGTTCCACTGAACCAGCCTCATCGGATCACGGCCCACATTGAGATGCGACAGGGCCGCGCGTTGCACGTCAGAGCCGCTGGCGTCGGCGGCGATGGGATCATCCGCTTCACCGCCGATGCGGTGTTCGTGCTGGTCGACGCCGAACATTTCGCCGCTCACGGCGACGTGTCCGGTTTTGGCGGCCTGCTGGAGCAATTCGGTCGCGATGGGGTGTCCCGAAACGGCCTGGCTCGATGA
- a CDS encoding IS110 family RNA-guided transposase produces the protein MDVHREFAQLAVVEDGILRDEGKIGVTPEALRAWASELRPDDEVALEATGNSDAIATLLTPLVARVVVSNPSKTRAIAEAKVKTDKVDARILAQLLAADFLPPVWLPDDRTRSLRRQVMRRAHVVRQRTRLKNQVHAILARNLAPTPPVSDLFGKTGRHWLSRQPLPADERASVQALLRQLDFHAHELALVDRELAQEALTDPMVARLMTIPGVDAIAGISIVAAVGDFSRFDDPDKLVAYIGLNPKVRQSGNSAPVHGRISKAGRAHVRGVLVEAAWSASRAPGPLRAFYQRIKSRRGFQTAIVATARKMTVLAWHLVTKDQDYAFARPGLVTHKRRKLELAAGAPSRRGNYRQPGAAYNSKHRRDEENAVVEQAERAYEVLVAHWQPRKPATNHRSP, from the coding sequence ATGGATGTGCACCGCGAGTTCGCGCAGCTGGCGGTGGTCGAGGACGGGATCCTCCGCGACGAAGGCAAGATCGGAGTGACGCCAGAAGCATTGCGGGCGTGGGCGTCTGAACTACGCCCGGATGATGAGGTGGCGTTGGAGGCCACCGGAAACAGCGATGCGATCGCTACTCTGCTCACACCGCTGGTGGCCCGTGTGGTGGTGTCGAACCCGTCGAAGACGCGGGCGATCGCCGAGGCGAAGGTGAAAACCGACAAGGTCGATGCGCGGATCTTGGCGCAGTTGCTGGCAGCGGATTTTCTGCCACCGGTGTGGCTGCCCGACGATCGGACCCGCAGTCTGCGCCGGCAGGTGATGCGTCGTGCTCACGTGGTGCGTCAACGGACTCGGCTGAAGAATCAGGTGCACGCGATCCTGGCCCGTAACCTCGCACCGACGCCGCCGGTGTCGGATTTGTTTGGCAAGACCGGTCGGCACTGGCTCTCGCGTCAGCCGTTACCTGCCGATGAACGCGCCAGCGTGCAGGCGTTGTTGCGTCAGTTGGACTTTCACGCCCATGAACTCGCTTTGGTCGATAGAGAGCTGGCCCAAGAAGCGCTCACCGATCCGATGGTGGCCCGGTTGATGACCATCCCTGGTGTCGATGCGATCGCCGGCATCTCCATTGTGGCCGCGGTCGGCGACTTCTCTCGGTTCGACGATCCCGACAAGTTAGTGGCCTATATCGGGCTCAACCCGAAGGTGCGCCAGTCCGGGAATTCCGCGCCGGTGCACGGTCGGATCAGCAAAGCCGGTCGCGCCCATGTGCGTGGTGTGCTGGTGGAGGCGGCCTGGTCGGCCAGTCGCGCACCAGGGCCCTTGCGTGCGTTCTATCAGCGCATCAAATCCCGACGCGGATTTCAGACCGCGATCGTGGCCACCGCCCGCAAGATGACGGTGCTCGCATGGCATTTGGTGACCAAGGACCAGGACTACGCCTTCGCTCGACCAGGGCTGGTCACCCACAAGCGCCGAAAGCTCGAACTGGCCGCCGGGGCGCCGTCACGCCGCGGCAACTACCGCCAGCCCGGCGCGGCCTATAACAGCAAGCACCGCCGCGACGAAGAGAACGCGGTCGTCGAACAGGCCGAACGTGCCTACGAAGTCCTCGTCGCCCACTGGCAACCCCGCAAACCCGCCACCAATCACCGCTCACCTTGA
- a CDS encoding cytochrome P450: protein MVPLIKGAHLYDKTRRWVTGTNGQQIFTERPIPPADEVKLTDIDLSNPFLYRQGRWKSYYERLRNEAPVHYQAHSAFGPFWSVTRHADIVAVDKNHEVFSAEPFIIIGTPPRFLDLAMFIAMDPPRHDVQRQAVQGVVAPKNLREMESVIRERVRDVLDDLPLGEPFNWVQHVSIELTARMLATLLDFPFEQRRKLVEWSDLATSMEQANGGPSDNDEVFRGMVEMARGLSAHWRDKAARTAAGEQPGFDLITMLQSDESTKDLIDRPMEFLGNLVLLIVGGNDTTRNSMSGGVLALNEFPDQFEKLKANADLIPNMVSEIIRWQTPLAYMRRIAKADTVLNGQFIRKGDKVVMWYASGNRDERVFERPDELIIDRANARNHISFGFGVHRCMGNRLAEMQLRILWEELLPRFENIEVLGEPEYVQSNFVRGISKLMVRLTPKVGA, encoded by the coding sequence ATGGTCCCACTGATCAAGGGCGCGCACCTCTACGACAAGACTCGGCGCTGGGTCACCGGCACCAATGGTCAGCAGATTTTTACCGAGCGACCGATCCCGCCCGCTGACGAGGTCAAACTGACCGACATCGACCTCAGCAATCCGTTCCTCTACCGGCAGGGGCGTTGGAAGTCCTACTACGAGCGCCTGCGCAACGAGGCTCCTGTGCACTATCAGGCCCACAGCGCATTCGGCCCGTTCTGGTCGGTGACGCGCCATGCCGACATCGTGGCCGTCGACAAGAACCACGAGGTCTTCTCCGCCGAGCCGTTCATCATCATCGGAACCCCGCCGCGTTTCCTCGACTTGGCGATGTTCATCGCGATGGATCCACCACGCCACGACGTGCAACGGCAGGCTGTCCAGGGCGTGGTGGCACCGAAGAACCTGCGTGAGATGGAAAGCGTCATCCGGGAGCGCGTCCGAGACGTGCTCGACGATCTCCCGCTTGGCGAACCGTTCAACTGGGTGCAACACGTCTCGATCGAGTTGACCGCGCGCATGCTGGCGACGCTGCTGGACTTCCCGTTCGAGCAACGGCGCAAGCTCGTCGAATGGTCCGATCTTGCCACCTCGATGGAGCAAGCCAACGGTGGACCCTCGGACAACGACGAGGTGTTTCGTGGCATGGTCGAAATGGCTCGAGGTCTCAGCGCTCACTGGCGGGACAAGGCAGCCCGGACAGCTGCCGGGGAGCAGCCCGGCTTCGATCTGATCACCATGTTGCAGAGCGACGAGAGCACCAAGGATCTGATCGACCGCCCGATGGAGTTCTTGGGCAACCTCGTGTTGCTGATCGTGGGCGGCAACGATACGACCAGAAACTCGATGAGCGGTGGTGTTCTAGCGCTGAATGAGTTCCCTGACCAGTTCGAGAAACTGAAGGCGAACGCCGACCTGATCCCCAACATGGTCTCGGAGATCATCCGGTGGCAAACACCGTTGGCCTATATGCGTCGGATCGCCAAGGCCGACACCGTGCTCAACGGGCAGTTCATCCGCAAGGGCGACAAGGTCGTGATGTGGTACGCCTCGGGCAACCGCGACGAGCGCGTGTTCGAGCGGCCCGATGAGCTGATCATCGATCGGGCCAACGCCCGCAACCACATCTCCTTCGGCTTCGGCGTCCACCGCTGCATGGGCAACCGGCTGGCCGAGATGCAGTTGCGGATCCTGTGGGAGGAGTTGCTTCCGCGGTTCGAGAACATCGAAGTCCTCGGTGAGCCCGAGTACGTGCAGTCCAACTTCGTGAGGGGTATCAGCAAGCTGATGGTCCGCCTCACCCCGAAAGTTGGCGCATGA
- a CDS encoding transposase family protein, with amino-acid sequence MDAGYEANHPNSRSHPHADANRTRHERLREALQRVPDPRDRRGVRYPLVGVLALAVTATLAGCRSFAATGQ; translated from the coding sequence TTGGATGCAGGTTACGAAGCCAACCATCCGAACTCGAGGTCACACCCGCATGCCGATGCAAACCGGACGCGCCACGAACGACTGCGGGAAGCCCTTCAGAGGGTGCCCGACCCACGCGACCGGCGCGGGGTGCGCTACCCGCTGGTCGGAGTGCTCGCGCTGGCGGTCACAGCTACCTTGGCTGGGTGCCGGTCGTTCGCGGCGACGGGTCAGTAG